The region TTGTGGCAAAACCTGAATCTGGGTAACTGGAAAGCCTCGTTGAGCCTGCATTTTCTGATTTGTCTGCTGCTGGCGACAAGTTACTACCTGTTGATCATTCGCCCCAGACTTGTCATCGTGCAAAATCCATCACAAATCACCCCGGAATTCCATAATCCAGGTCCTGGAGAACCAGGCGTCTGCGAACTGCGAGTCAATGATTAACCAATTCTGTGTCAGCCAATACCATGCCGATGAAATGAGTCCTTATGAGAATCTGGCGGAGTCATCTGGGTTCGACGACCTGGGTCTTTGAAGGTCTCGGTGAACTACTCGCCAAAGCCACCCCTCGCCGCTCAGGTGATGAACTGGCAGGTGTGGCTGCCCGCTCGGAAGAAGAGCGCGTTGCTGCCCGTATGGCACTGGCTGATGTTCGACTCTCCGACTTCCTGGAAGAGTCAATCATCGATCCCGAGATTGATGAGGTTTCTCGATTGATCATCGATGCTCATGATCCTGCGGCGTTCGATCCGATTCGCAGTCTCACAGTGGGTGAGTTTCGAGAATGGTTGCTCAAGTACGAAACCACTCCCGAGGTGCTCGCCAGTATTGCTGCTGGTATCACTCCGGAAATGGCGGCAGCCGTCAGCAAACTGATGCGTAATCAGGATCTGGTACTGGTTGGCAGCAAATGCCAGGTCGTTACAAAATTCCGCAATACGATCGGACTTCCCGGCAGGCTTTCCGTCCGCTTACAACCGAACCATCCCACAGATAATCTTCGAGGTATCGCTGCCTCAATTCTCGATGGCTTATGCTACGCCTGTGGCGACGCGGTGATCGGAATCAATCCTGCATCTGATAACGTACCGCGAACGACAGAGTTGCTCAAACTCCTGTCTGACCTGATTGAGACACATGACATTCCGACGCAATCGTGCGTTCTCGCCCACGTCACCACCACGATGCAAGTGATGGAACAGCGGGCTCCTGTCGATCTCGTCTTCCAATCGATTGCAGGAACTGAACAGGCCAATCGCAGCTTCGGCGTTTCGTTGAAGATCCTCGATGAAGCGTGGCAAATGGCGAAAGAACTTCGCCGCGGGACGATTGGTAACAATGTCATGTACTTTGAAACGGGACAAGGTTCTTGTCTATCGGCAGGTGCCCACCATGGAATTGACCAGCAAACTCTCGAAGCGCGCGCCTATGCGGTCGCGCGTCGATACCAGCCGTTATTAGTCAATACCGTCGTGGGGTTTATTGGTCCGGAGTACCTTTTCAACGGCAAACAAATCCTGCGGGCCAGCCTGGAAGATCACTTTTGCGGCAAGCTGCTGGGGCTCCCGATGGGGTGCGATATCTGTTATACGAACCATGCTGATGCCGACCAGGATGACATGGATGGACTCCTTTCCATGCTGGGAATTGCGGGGGTGAACTACATCATGGGTGTTCCCGGAGCTGACGACATCATGCTCAATTACCAATCGACCTCATTCCACGACAGCCATTACCTGAGACAGACATTAAAGCTCAGGCCCGCCCCTGAGTTTGAACGCTGGTTAATCGATATCGGGATCATGGATGAATCGGGGCGTCTGGCACCGATGACATTACAGCATCGACTGGCTCAGCATCTGAGACTTGGAATTTCTCCTGCTTAAACGAGTGCCACAATGGTTTCACCAGAAACTCAGCCCGACGCCTGGTCCTCCTGGCAGGAACTGACTTCTGCACGAATTGCTCTTGGTCGTGCTGGAGGGAGTCTGCCGACGCGTGAGTGGCTTAAGTTCAGCCTCGCACACGCCCGCGCTCGTGATGCTGTTCATATCGAACTCGATAGCCAACGGCTCAGTGACGAAATGCAGTCTCTGGGCTGGGAAACAATCGTTGTGGCCTCGCAGGCCCATGATCGCACCGAAATGCTGCAAAGGCCAGATCGAGGTCGAAAACTCCGTCCTGATGATGCGATTCGACTCCAACAATTGGCCAGCACAGCAACCCCAGGTCCCTCAGATGGATATACCTTTGACCTGGCGATTCTCGTGGCGGATGGACTTTCCGCAGTGGCAGCACAAGCTCATGCAGTCGGACTCTTAAAAAATCTGTTGCCACCATTCCATGATCGCGGCTGGAGAATTTCACCGATTGTGATTGCTCATCAGGGACGAGTGGCCCTGCAGGATGAGGTAGGTTCTTGCCTGAATGCCCGGCTCATTCTCTCTCTGATCGGAGAACGCCCGGGGTTAGGATCGCCGGATAGCCTGGGGGCCTACTTCGTTTATGAGCCCCGCCCGGGAAGAAACGATGCCCAGCGGAATTGCGTTTCTAATATCCGACCAGACGGACTACCGCTCCCCGCCGCTGCCGACACGTTGATTTACCTGTTAACAGCTTCGCATACCCGCCACCTGAGTGGCGTTGACCTTAAAGATGACCGGGTTCTGCTGGAAGAAAACACTAATCCAATGAAGTCGATGGATAGTCCTTCAGAAAAAGACGGCAGCCACTCATGAGTGGCTGCCGTTTGAGGACGGTTTCGATTGAACTCGCATTCAGCGATCGATTGGCAAATTAGAGTTTGGGTTTCTGCAAGAGGACGTTGACCCCTTTTTTGTTCGAGAGAATGACATCCAACTGGCCGTCGGCGTTGAAATCGCGAATCTCGAATTGTGTGCCAATGCCAGTATCCAGACCTGCACCAATCTCCCGCCGGACGAATTTTGGAGGCTGGCCTTTTTCGCGGATGATCTCATAAGTCAGCATGGCCACGGGTTCTCTTTCGCCAGGATCAGAACCATTATGAGCCCAGAAGCGTTTGCCCGTCACCAGATGAGGATTGCCATTGCCTTTGAGATCGACCATCAGCAGTGCATGTGTCTGTGAGACCGTGTCGTCGATCTTATGAAAGACCATTTCTTTGCCGGCACCGGTGTTCTCAAACCACCAGACACCATACTTGTGGGCCGAGCTCATAATGACGTCATGATCACCATCCAGATCCAGATCAATCACATGGATATTGGCGGCGGGCAGGGGGGCACCATCCGGCTTTTCGGCGAGTTTCCACGGATGAAATGCCCAAAGTGAACCATCGAGCTTCTCCGGTTGTTCCCACCAGCCATGAGGGATGAGCACATCGGCTCGCCCGTCACCATTAAAGTCACCGGCACCTAAGCCGTGATAATACTTGAAGGTGCCATTCTGAGCAGGATCGCCAGGTTCACTGATGGGGACAAACTTCCAGCGATCGCGAATTTTTTCGGCTGCAGGAATTTCGAGATACCCCATCTGCCGTTCAGGTTGTGAGCCCAGAATGAGTTCGGGTTTGCCATCGCCTGTGATATCTGTGAATAGCACCGTTTCGTTGCAGGCACTCGTCCAGATTTCGTGCTTTTTCCAGTGGCCTTCCGCATTGTGAGGATTCTCATACCACGAGAAAGGATCACCGGGAAACCCGACGATGATCAGATCGTCCCAGCCATCACCATTAATATCGTGAGCGAATTCCACGAAGCACTGGCTGTAGCTGCCGTTCCATTTGTATTCACCAACCGGGCGAACTTCACGCTTTTTCCAATCAGGGGCGGCATACCAATAGTCGCCAGCCGCAACGTCCATCAATCCATCGTGGTTGAAGTCGCCAGTCGCCACCCCCTCGGCACGAAATGTCTCATCGAGCTTGATGCGCGTCCAGTTGTCGTCAACCACAATCTCTGCTGCGTGGGCATCTCTCAGGACGAATGTCCCGCACGCCAGTAAAAAACACACACCGAACACAACTTGGCGTACGATCGCATGAGGCCGTCGGCACATCTCAGAATCTCCCCACCGAATACATCAACAGTCTTTGATCCACATCTGTTGTAACCTCTTACTGGTGGGAATGTCCATTCTATCGATTGATCAAATGTGTGAACGACGACCTCGATAATGCCCCGCATCGAGTCGTTGTCTTTCGACTGAACTCAGTCAGCGACAGGCCCATATTCTGGCAGCCATTGACTGGCCTGGACTCTGGCCGCGAGCTCAGTTCGAGTTGTTAAGGGGGTCACACCAGCCCGTTGTGCTTCCATTCCGACGGCTTCGGCAATGGCACGGGCGACAGATCGTACTTCAGAAAGCGGCGGGAGGAGCGAGCCTGCAGGATCTTTCAGAGCAGGGGAATGCTCGCCCAGTGCCCGCGCTGCAGCGAGCATCATGCCGTCGGTCACTCGCGTGGCTTTGGAAGCCACAACTCCCAGCCCCACCGCGGGGAAAATGAAGACATTATTGCACTGGGCAATGGGTATTGTCCGCCCTTCCCACACAACTGGAGCATAGGGTGAACCCGTTGCCACCAAAGCCCGGCCATTCGTCCAGCGGAGCAAATCTTCCGGGCAAGCCTCAGAACGCGATGTGGGGTTCGAGAGTGGTAGAATCACAGGACGATCGACTTTGCCCGCCATTTCGCGAATGATCGGTTCAGTAAACGCCCCCCCCACGGTGGAGAGACCAATGAGAATCGTGGCGTTGACCTGCTGAATCACATCCGCCAGACCGATGGCTCCATGGGCTGTTTTTGGCCAATTGGCCAACTTTGCGGAGTCCTGGACATAAACCTGTTGTTCGGGTGAAAGGTCATGCCGATCGGAGTGCAACAGCCCGTCTTTATCGACCATCCAGAACCGCTGCCGGGCCTCGACTTCCGATAATCTGTCCTGCACTAAAGCCGCCCTCAGATAATCGTCCACACCCACTGCTGCCGAACCTGCACCGAGAAACACGATCTGCTGTTCCCGCAATGGTTTTCCCGTGACGCCCACAGCCCCCATCACAGCCCCCAGAGCGACAGCGGCTGTTCCCTGGATATCGTCATTGAACGTCAGCAACTTGTTGGCATAACGCTCAAGAATGGGTCTGGCATGCGGGGTCGCAAAGTCTTCCCATTGCAGGCAAACCTGAGGCAACTCCTGTTGAACAGCTTTGACAAACTGATCAATGAAATCGAAATACGCCTGCCCCGAAATGCGTTCATGTCGCCAGCCAACGTACTCGGGATCTTTGAGACGCTCGGCATTATTAGTGCCGACATCGAGCACGATGGGTAATGTCCGCTCAGGGCGAATCCCGCCAATCAGCGTGTAAAGCGAAAGTTTTCCAATCGGAATCCCCAACCCGCCAGCCCCTTGATCGCCAATCCCGAGAATTCGTTCTCCATCCGTCACCACAATGACATCCACATCAGGGTACGGCCTGCTGCGGAGGAGCGAGCCAATCGAGTCTCGCATCGGATAAGAAATGAACAATCCTCTCGGCCGGCGATAGATATGGCTGAAAAGCTGACAGGCCTGCCCGACTACAGGCGTGTAGACCATTGGGAGCATCTCTTCAATATGCTCCAGCAGCAGCCTGTAAAATAGCACCTCGTTCGTATCCTGCAGTGCCCGAAGGTAAATATGCCGTTCGAGATCATCGTCTTTCCGCTGGTAGGCCTCGTACACCCGCTGAACCTGTTCGTCGAGACTTTCGATATGCGGAGGGAGCAGGCCATGCAGCCCGTAGCGATCTCGCTCCTCGATACTGAACGCAGTTCCTTTATTGAAGGCGGGATCACTGATTACCCGAAATGGGAAGGAATGACCCATTCCTGGAGATGGCACAGGTGGCACGGCACTCGACATGGGGATCACTTGCTTCTAATGCCTGAGAGCTGATTGACTCGAAAGGCACCCGGGATTTGTAATTCATACGAAATCAAAGCTCTACAGGCACAATAGGGAGCCAGGTTTTCAGGAGCAATCCCTTCTTGAAAATCGCCAGCAAAATCTGAGCCGCAGGCTTCGAAGATGCGTGGAATTGTGCATTGATCTTGACCCGTTATTCGGAAGCGTAGACAAATGGTGAACTCGTCAGGAGGACGAGCGGTCGTTCGCGTTCACTTTTTGTCAGGGATGATGACATGGCCCGAGAAACCAAAGTCGGACTGGTGCTGGTGGTTGTGCTGGCCTGCGGCTTTGGCTTGCTGCTTTACAAACGGCTGCAACACCCACAAATCACTGTCGCGCAAGCCACAGAAGGTGCCTCAACAGGTCTCACTGCGACAGAAATCAGTGCTGACGATATCAAAGCTGAGATTCAGCTCGCTTCCAGCAACGCAGCATCTTCGTCATCCAGTACTGAGAGCAAGCCAGCCACGACACTTCCATCGAGCCTCGAGAATGAACTGCTCGACCTCAAAAACGATCCTGTCGCTTCTCCAGTGGCTAACTCGAAGTCGCCTGCGAGAAGTCTCCCGAGCTTGCCGACAGACCTCGACGATATGGCGTTTCCAGCGGAAACACCTCCTGCTGCAGTGGCTGCTTCCACGCCGAAATCGACAGCTGTCGATGCTGATCCTTTCTCAGCCCTGGATTTGCCATCGGATCAGTCTTCCGGATCAAATCTACCGGCCAACACGACAGCACCTCCCGCAATCACAGCAAGTGGAAACACCTCAAAGACCGTCGAGATCGACCCCTTCGCAGGCGGTCTTGAAGACTCAAAGCCCACAAAAACATCACCTGCAGCGATCGCTTCTTCTCGTGATGCAGAATTGACTTTACCTGCTGGCAATCTTGAGCCTCTCCAGAACAAGCCAGTTTCTTCTGAGAAGATGGCCACGAGTTCGCCTGCAAATGAAGATCCATTTGCCCTCGAATCTCCGGCTGATGAAATCGAAAAGCCATCCGCACCCGCTGCAAAGACGACCTCTCGTGGTAACGAACGGTCTTTAGCTCCCTCAAAAAATCAGCCATCGGTGCCTCAGGATGATCCGTTCTCCATGCCTGTCGAGATCCCTGCGAACGATGCCAGTCTTGCTGCGGATAGCCAGGCAAACGTCGTCGAATCCCTTGAGCTGCCTGTCCAGGTGGAACCCAAGCGATCTGCCACCAGCTTTCCTGTGAATGAGCCTGCACAGCCAAAAACTCAAGAAACGTCCCGGGCTGTACCAGAACTTGGATTTGCAGAACTCGAACAAACTCCGGCTAAAGCGAAGACTCCATCTCCGGCAGTCATCGACGAATTTGGATTCGATAATCCCTCTCCTCAAAAAACGCCTGCTCAAAAAGAGCCAGCCCAGCCCGCATTGCCGCTCGATCTCGATAGCGATCCCTTTGGCGGAAGTACCACAATTCCCGCACCAAAGACGGTTGAGCGACCTGCATCCAACACTCCCTCACTGCCAGTGAACAACTCTCCTGCGAATGAACTGGATGCTTTCGGTTTTGAAACGCCTGCCGCTTCGACCAGTGGTCTGAAACAACCTGCCCCTGCTGCATTGCCGATGGCGGACAACAAGCCAGTTCAGCAGGAGCCACCGTTTCCGGATCAGCTTTCGATACCCGCAACCAATACTCAGAACTCAGTAAATTTGAGCCTTGAGCCAGGTTCTGCAACCCCTCCCAGCCAACGCTACACCGTCGAACCCAGTGATAACTTCTGGAGTATTTCGCGAAAGGTCTATGGCAGCGGACGCTACTTCAACGCTCTTGCCTCTCATAATGCCAAGGCGGTTCCTCGTCCCGAAGCTATGAAACCCGGAACGACGATCGAGATTCCTCCGGTGGAATTTCTTGAGCAGAAATATGGATTCTCGAACTCTCGCGAAGTCAGCGAAGCCGCTCGTAACAGTGCTCCACCAGAAGGAACGAATGAAGCACCTGCCAGTGGTTTCTTCATCGACCCGGCAGGTGTTCCTATGTACAAAGTGAGCGATCAGGACACGATGAGTGGCATTGCCAGAGCCCATCTGGGCCGCTCATCCCGCTGGATCCAGATTCTCGAACTCAACCGAGACAAGCTTCAAGACGGAAATACCATTGCCGTCGGCACAATTTTGCGACTTCCACCCGATGCCAGCCAGGTTCAAGTAATGAACACGTCGCCGGGTACCCGAAACTGAGCGACGCGGGTTGCTCGTGAGTCGATCGACTGCCTGCAATTGATACCGCGAAGTTCGCAGGCACACCCAAGCTGCATGGGATCAGGTGGCCATGTTTTTTCGATTTGGGGTCGCAGTACTGATTGTCGTAGCGATTTCGCTTTATGGAACCTCGCTGGAATCAGAAGTACTGTCTCTCAAAAGACAGATTATTCGCCAAAGCTACCGGATTGATGTCGCTCAAGAGCAACTGGTTCAGCTACGTCTGGAAGTGCATGCCGCGAGCTCTCCAGTCCATCTGTTGCCAAAACTCGAACGTGGCGAATTGATGGCGATCCGGCCCAGCTATGACGACGATTCGGGGAAAAAAAATGAACGGCCAAAACGTACTGTGGCGGATCTTTCCCGTCAGGAGAAAGCGCCGATCAGGCGATGAGAACTCCGGGTTTCACTCCACCTCTCCAGTACTGATCGGATGAAGGGTCTCACGAAAGCAACCGTCCCATGAGTTTCTCCTCGTTGATCGCTCGCATTAGGAACACCTGCCAGAATTGGCTGTTCCACGCGACCAATCGATGCAGCGAACTCAGGCCCTTCATTCGCCAGTTATCTGACCGCTGGTCACAATTACCACTCGTTCAAACCCTGCGCCGGGCCATCATTCAGCGGTGGTTTCCCAAGTACGAAAACAGCGACTCGGAACCATCCTCTCAAACCCTCAGTTTGACAGGAACTCTTCAATCTCAACCAACGCCCTTTCACTGGGAATGGCTTAGTTTTCCCCAGAGATGCTGGAAGGTAAGCGGCCCAAAACTTGCGGGAACCCGATTCATTCTCACCGCTGGCTCCATGGCGAGATGGATCTGGAAAGGCTGCACATCGAGCCGCATGCGGCAAGCGATGGAACTCACCACTGAGCCGCTGACTTCCCCGAGGGATTCAGTCAACCCAGCCGCATCCTATCCGTGGCTCACTTCTCGTTCGATGGAGCAGCGGATGTTGATTGCCAGCGTGGGTGCTCTGGTCGTGAGTGTGGTTTTGGGCGGCCGGTTGATCCAGCTCCAGGTTCTTGAGCAGGATGATTTTTCACGAACAGCCTCGGGACAGCGAATCTTTCGACAAACAGTACCTGCCAGGCCAGGGGATATTCTTGATTCTTCGGGGCGGATTCTTGCGACAACTGTCACCACACAAAGTTTTTTTCTGGTTCCCAGCCTGATTGATGAACCCGAGTCGTTCGCAACAAAAGTCGCGAGTGTTCTCCAGCTCGATCCACAAAAGCTCTCTCAAAAAATCCAGAACTCGTCGAAGTCTCAGTTTCTCTGGATTAAACGACGGCTAGACCCCAGCGAAGTCATATCGATCCGCGAATTGAAGTTACCTCGCGATCAATGGGGATTCCGCGAAGAATATCGCCGGGTCTATCCCCAGGGGCAGATCGCAGCTCATGTGCTGGGTTTACGGAACATCGACGGGCTAGGACAGGGCGGCATCGAAGAATCTCAGGAATCGATTCTGGCCGGTCAACCTGGTTACGAAACCTTATTGAGAGATGCCCGGGGAAGAGTGCTTGAAATCGACCCGACCTCGACCTTACCGATGAGTCCGGGCGAATCTGTCACCCTCACGATTGATACTGTCATCCAGCTCCAGACCGAACGTGTTCTGGATGAGGTCATGACTCAGTGGCAACCCAGCAGTGTCTGCGCGATTGCCATGGATCCCCACACAGGCGAAATCCTGTCGATGGCTTCCCGACCCACTTTTGACCCCAATCAACCGGAGCTGGCCGGCAGTGATTCGTGGAAGAACCGGGCTATTGCCGATATCTACGAACCTGGATCGACGTTCAAACCTCTCATTGTGGCTTATGGCCTCGAAGCGGGTCTGATTCAAAAAGACCAGGTCTTCGACTGCGAGCGTGGTCAGTATCGGATGGGACGACGAGTCTTGCATGATACCCATGCCTATGGCTCGTTGAGCCTGACAGATGTGCTCGTGAAATCCAGTAATATCGGCAT is a window of Planctopirus limnophila DSM 3776 DNA encoding:
- a CDS encoding peptidoglycan D,D-transpeptidase FtsI family protein; the encoded protein is MSFSSLIARIRNTCQNWLFHATNRCSELRPFIRQLSDRWSQLPLVQTLRRAIIQRWFPKYENSDSEPSSQTLSLTGTLQSQPTPFHWEWLSFPQRCWKVSGPKLAGTRFILTAGSMARWIWKGCTSSRMRQAMELTTEPLTSPRDSVNPAASYPWLTSRSMEQRMLIASVGALVVSVVLGGRLIQLQVLEQDDFSRTASGQRIFRQTVPARPGDILDSSGRILATTVTTQSFFLVPSLIDEPESFATKVASVLQLDPQKLSQKIQNSSKSQFLWIKRRLDPSEVISIRELKLPRDQWGFREEYRRVYPQGQIAAHVLGLRNIDGLGQGGIEESQESILAGQPGYETLLRDARGRVLEIDPTSTLPMSPGESVTLTIDTVIQLQTERVLDEVMTQWQPSSVCAIAMDPHTGEILSMASRPTFDPNQPELAGSDSWKNRAIADIYEPGSTFKPLIVAYGLEAGLIQKDQVFDCERGQYRMGRRVLHDTHAYGSLSLTDVLVKSSNIGMAKVGELLGNAELFEAAQRFGIGRRTGIELTGELPGLLRPLSQWNSYSTGSIPMGHELAATPLQMIAAHAAIANGGVWRSPTIIKAPRESRTQVSQQVISSDVSHWMISEPLREVVTRGTGKKAQLADYEVFGKTGTAQVLLASGGYSHGKYVSSFICGAPIDKPRAIVLVVVNEASVGGEAFGGKVAAPAAAEILKHTLRHLSKDLRWAASPAKVHSTR
- the eutC gene encoding ethanolamine ammonia-lyase subunit EutC is translated as MVSPETQPDAWSSWQELTSARIALGRAGGSLPTREWLKFSLAHARARDAVHIELDSQRLSDEMQSLGWETIVVASQAHDRTEMLQRPDRGRKLRPDDAIRLQQLASTATPGPSDGYTFDLAILVADGLSAVAAQAHAVGLLKNLLPPFHDRGWRISPIVIAHQGRVALQDEVGSCLNARLILSLIGERPGLGSPDSLGAYFVYEPRPGRNDAQRNCVSNIRPDGLPLPAAADTLIYLLTASHTRHLSGVDLKDDRVLLEENTNPMKSMDSPSEKDGSHS
- a CDS encoding LysM peptidoglycan-binding domain-containing protein; this translates as MARETKVGLVLVVVLACGFGLLLYKRLQHPQITVAQATEGASTGLTATEISADDIKAEIQLASSNAASSSSSTESKPATTLPSSLENELLDLKNDPVASPVANSKSPARSLPSLPTDLDDMAFPAETPPAAVAASTPKSTAVDADPFSALDLPSDQSSGSNLPANTTAPPAITASGNTSKTVEIDPFAGGLEDSKPTKTSPAAIASSRDAELTLPAGNLEPLQNKPVSSEKMATSSPANEDPFALESPADEIEKPSAPAAKTTSRGNERSLAPSKNQPSVPQDDPFSMPVEIPANDASLAADSQANVVESLELPVQVEPKRSATSFPVNEPAQPKTQETSRAVPELGFAELEQTPAKAKTPSPAVIDEFGFDNPSPQKTPAQKEPAQPALPLDLDSDPFGGSTTIPAPKTVERPASNTPSLPVNNSPANELDAFGFETPAASTSGLKQPAPAALPMADNKPVQQEPPFPDQLSIPATNTQNSVNLSLEPGSATPPSQRYTVEPSDNFWSISRKVYGSGRYFNALASHNAKAVPRPEAMKPGTTIEIPPVEFLEQKYGFSNSREVSEAARNSAPPEGTNEAPASGFFIDPAGVPMYKVSDQDTMSGIARAHLGRSSRWIQILELNRDKLQDGNTIAVGTILRLPPDASQVQVMNTSPGTRN
- a CDS encoding FG-GAP repeat domain-containing protein, yielding MCRRPHAIVRQVVFGVCFLLACGTFVLRDAHAAEIVVDDNWTRIKLDETFRAEGVATGDFNHDGLMDVAAGDYWYAAPDWKKREVRPVGEYKWNGSYSQCFVEFAHDINGDGWDDLIIVGFPGDPFSWYENPHNAEGHWKKHEIWTSACNETVLFTDITGDGKPELILGSQPERQMGYLEIPAAEKIRDRWKFVPISEPGDPAQNGTFKYYHGLGAGDFNGDGRADVLIPHGWWEQPEKLDGSLWAFHPWKLAEKPDGAPLPAANIHVIDLDLDGDHDVIMSSAHKYGVWWFENTGAGKEMVFHKIDDTVSQTHALLMVDLKGNGNPHLVTGKRFWAHNGSDPGEREPVAMLTYEIIREKGQPPKFVRREIGAGLDTGIGTQFEIRDFNADGQLDVILSNKKGVNVLLQKPKL
- a CDS encoding ethanolamine ammonia-lyase subunit EutB, with the translated sequence MRIWRSHLGSTTWVFEGLGELLAKATPRRSGDELAGVAARSEEERVAARMALADVRLSDFLEESIIDPEIDEVSRLIIDAHDPAAFDPIRSLTVGEFREWLLKYETTPEVLASIAAGITPEMAAAVSKLMRNQDLVLVGSKCQVVTKFRNTIGLPGRLSVRLQPNHPTDNLRGIAASILDGLCYACGDAVIGINPASDNVPRTTELLKLLSDLIETHDIPTQSCVLAHVTTTMQVMEQRAPVDLVFQSIAGTEQANRSFGVSLKILDEAWQMAKELRRGTIGNNVMYFETGQGSCLSAGAHHGIDQQTLEARAYAVARRYQPLLVNTVVGFIGPEYLFNGKQILRASLEDHFCGKLLGLPMGCDICYTNHADADQDDMDGLLSMLGIAGVNYIMGVPGADDIMLNYQSTSFHDSHYLRQTLKLRPAPEFERWLIDIGIMDESGRLAPMTLQHRLAQHLRLGISPA
- a CDS encoding NAD-dependent malic enzyme → MGHSFPFRVISDPAFNKGTAFSIEERDRYGLHGLLPPHIESLDEQVQRVYEAYQRKDDDLERHIYLRALQDTNEVLFYRLLLEHIEEMLPMVYTPVVGQACQLFSHIYRRPRGLFISYPMRDSIGSLLRSRPYPDVDVIVVTDGERILGIGDQGAGGLGIPIGKLSLYTLIGGIRPERTLPIVLDVGTNNAERLKDPEYVGWRHERISGQAYFDFIDQFVKAVQQELPQVCLQWEDFATPHARPILERYANKLLTFNDDIQGTAAVALGAVMGAVGVTGKPLREQQIVFLGAGSAAVGVDDYLRAALVQDRLSEVEARQRFWMVDKDGLLHSDRHDLSPEQQVYVQDSAKLANWPKTAHGAIGLADVIQQVNATILIGLSTVGGAFTEPIIREMAGKVDRPVILPLSNPTSRSEACPEDLLRWTNGRALVATGSPYAPVVWEGRTIPIAQCNNVFIFPAVGLGVVASKATRVTDGMMLAAARALGEHSPALKDPAGSLLPPLSEVRSVARAIAEAVGMEAQRAGVTPLTTRTELAARVQASQWLPEYGPVAD